In Populus alba chromosome 4, ASM523922v2, whole genome shotgun sequence, the genomic window TGACTGCCTTTCACGTAGTTACACGGGGCGGAAAAATTGGAAACTAAATAGGTGTTTATTATCACAGTTTTCTAATTAAAGGTGTAGTTTGGGTTACACGAGTCATCACATTCTTGAACCTTCATTTCTATCTAACCCATTGCCTCCATCAATGAAAAGAGATGACTTTTATATATCTGTCATTCCAACTACTGAAGAAGGTGACCAGAGTTCTTGAGGTGAAAGTCAGTTTTGATTACTTCTTCATACTGGCCCTGCCATATTCTTATGTGACCATCTGAGCATGCTGAACCAGTGTAACCAGTTCATAATTCACCCTAGAGTGCAAGCTATCTTTAAGTGGACCGTAGTACAAGCATATAACAACTACTTCGGAGTTCCCAACTCACTCTTTATCTgctttaactttgttttttgtttcctcCATGAATCATCAGCTTTTAACACTTGTGTCTTGTTCAACTCTGCActtgattttgttgtcttgacAGTCTGACCCTGGAATCCAGGATGGCTCATTGAGTTGTTATTAGCCAGGTGTTATTTGATTTTGGAGCCATTATATATGTAAGCAGGTTTCTGTTAGCAGACAAAGACGTACCCAAGAATATGCTGCAAGTGgggtttggtttatttttagtTCGCGTTTGACAATGCTGTTCTTGTTCTCTACAAAAGGGCCCTTGGGCTGAAAAGGCATCAATTTGGTGTTTCGCTATTTTTTTGACATATTCAtgataaatttgatgtttttccaGTAAAAATGCATCTTCAGACGCACCCAAAGCAAAGGCATTAATTAGGCTAGGAGCACATAGTGTTTTCTTGCCTTCTAAAGGTGTGACCTTTTACTCAAAACCTTCTTTTCTAGATGATTCTTAGGCATTTCatatgccttttctttttatttccacTCATTTTACTCAAAACCTTCTTTTCTAGATGATTCTTAGGCATTTCatatgccttttctttttatttccacTCATTTTAAGTGATAGTGATATTCCTGGAATCCAAATGACATGTTCATAGAGCACTTCCTTATTTGGTGGAGGCAGTAGAGACTATTAGTATGAtggtgttaaaaatatcattttgatatgatggtgttaaaaatattttttttttttttaaaaaaatattttttttaatatatttttaaataaaaaatattttaaaaattaatatttattataatatcaaaagggTTCCAGACAACCAAATACACAGAACAGTGAAAAGGAGGGAGATTTCCATCCTTGAAATGATCTGAAAAGGAGCAGAAAAGGGAATTTTAGTATAGATTCTCAAGTTATTGTCTCCTCTTTTCTCTACGGGTTTGTAGCTGGACCACAAAAGCAgaagctgaaatttttttttttactggcaAGCAAAAGTGTTACTACCTTAACTGTCCTTGGCTTCATGTCTGCTTCTTtcagcttcttttttattttttcatccatcatcatcatcgttgcCCTTTTCCTCATCAGATTCTTCTCGCGCATCATGTTCATAGTCCTCTTCAACTTCCACCTCATCTTCTGCTTCATCAATGGTTTCATCGTTCGGATGAACAAACTGCAGCGTCAATCTCCCGTCCTCTCTACATGCATGCAAACACTTGAAGGTGGGCATCCTCACTTCTTTAAGGACAAACCTACCGTCATGCCTATAAGACTTAAAGATAGCCCGAGGCTTTCCACTCCTTCCAATACAGGAAATCGGCGGAGGAAATGTCAGTCTACCTGATCTTGGTCTGCTGTGATCATCTGATGCTGCATGCCTTGTGATTCTTACTTTCTCCTCCCGGTATCGCCAGTCTTCATTTATATCATTCTTCAAGTATTCAACATCATCAGAACTTTCAAAACCAAGCCCCTCGGTGCATAGTTGCAAGCTCTCATAATTCATTCTAGAAAAGTTATGACCATTCTGGTGACAACCTGTGTACTGATGATTCTTCGGGGTGGTTCTTGAGACACAGTCCAATATTGATTCGCTCCTTTTGCCCTCCAAGCTGTCATTCTTGTTGAGTCTACTTGCTCCGGCTTCCGGGTTCAAATCTAGGAAGGATGAAGGAGAGGAGAAGGGTGATAGAGTAAAGGAAGATGAAGAAGTTGACAataaggaagaagaagcagaagatgACGACGACTGCGAATTCTCTTTGAAATGAAGCTCACCGAATATTTCAGTGAAGGAGGATTGCTCTATCGGTTTTACAGGCTTGATTTGGTTCCGTGATGAGAGGGATTCAAGCAGTGTAGGGTTTTCTGGTAATGGTTTTTCAAAGATGTGTTGGAGACTTCCACAGGCAGCCATAGCTAGGTTTTGGCTCACTCTATCTACTCTAGTATAAAGGAATataagccttttcttttcttgtttttagggTTCTCGGTGGGAGGTAGAGAGAAACAGGGAGATAAAGAAGCACGAGATAGCGtggaggttgaaaaaaaatacaagaaatgaTGCTTCTTGTTGCTTTGGCTAGGGCCTAGGACGTCTCTTCCATTGAAGAGGAGCAAGGACGGGTGGTTTTGAAGCTAGGTCGAAATTTGACATCTCTAGTACAAAGGAATATAAGCCTTTTTATAAATTCTCAACGAGCTGGGTATCAATCGACTCGATGACATCTCAAGTAAAACACggtttgaattttcttaaaACATTATCTTACGTCATTCTAGATTTTAAATTAGCCTGAATTGCCatgtttaatttatgatatgGGATCTGAGTCAAAAAAAGACCACAAGCTTTGAAATTAAACCCCAACAGGAACCACAACATTCTAGTGTTGGTTTTAAAAGGCCATTTTAATgcaaatttcaattataatttagtaTTTGATAGTGATATGCTGCTGTATTACTGGAGAGACTATCCTGATGATGATTTGATAGATCAGTTTATATCTTCAATCACCGCCCATCTTAACAAGTCCATTATCTCAGCATAATGTATCTTTTTCTCATCATCTATCTTGCTATTGTGATTTTCATCATAAAGGGCACAAAAAGTATAGGCAGCTCTTGGAAtattctcccctgttctctgaaCATGTTCAATCCTGTTCCCGGAAATGATTGGCTGCTGCTACCCTTCACTTTCGAGTAGCCTATCTTCATCTTGAGATAGTCCATCTTGATATATAATGGCAGGGCATGATAGGGCCAATCAATAGGCAGGTAGGTCCTGTTCTAACCATTGAGTGCCATATTCGTGTCATGATAGGGCCACAACATTTTACTGGTTCACTGGCTTTGACAAGCAGTGCCACCTCTAAACTGTGTGTTCAGATTCTAATTCGAGTAGATGCTACATCTACCGCCACGAGGACTAAATCCAACATAAATGTGGACAAAATTGAAGTTCTCAACGACTAAAAGACGGTATTAAAGACAACGTTGGATAATGGTGTAGCTTTCACATTTAAAAGAAAGCAGATCTTCCATTCTGAAGAGAGAAGAAGGCGAAGGGGAAAAACCAAGATGATAATTGTACAAGATTAACAAGCTAACATCAGATATTACATCATTAAACATCCATGTTACTCTAGCGTTAAAGAAATGCAGCTGAAATTTTAAGAAGAAGATGTTAGTTTCACACTGTTGTCATTTATCAAATTGGAAAACCACCCAGCACACAGAAACCATAGGTGAACAATTCACAAACATACTCAACTGTTTTGAAATCAAACATACATAGCTTCCTTTCGAAGAATCAGTTGGGACCAAACCGCTTTTGGACATACTTCATCGCCAAGCTTCAATACGCTCTGACCTTGAGTCTATACAGCTACCAATTCCTCGAGTCTTGTCAGAAGGTGGTGTTAAATGAAGTACAGGTGACTGCCTGCTAAATTTTCCAGGACTCTTTCTGAGACTTGAATTACTTGATTGGCCAATGCTGTTCTTTCCGATACCTGCTTGATTGCCAGCATTAACTCTATGATTATATGTGTCATTGACTAAGTTATCCTCGGAAGCAGTCTCGCAGGAACGATCTCCTTTGGCAATTAGCTTATCAACTGAAGTTGTATAACTGAGGCCTGCTTCATCAGCTATGGCATTATATTGACTGAAGTGATACGAACTTTCTACAACAGGTTCTTCAGCCACAAAGGCTTGCTCAGTTGTTTCATTTTCATCTTCACTATCTTTGGCACAGGACAGTGAAGGGCTCTCGTGACCGTTCTTGTCAAATGGCTCTATCCGTGAAGGAGTCGGCTCCACCAAGGAATCTTCTCTCTCTCGCAGTGTCCGTAGGATAAGTGTCTTGAGAAAGTTCATTACCTGGACTGCATACATCAATGCAGTCAAAGGATCCGCCATCtgcaataaaattaagacaGACAACCATCAGCATTCAGCACACCAACTGCCCAGATCTGCAGCTTTTTGTGGGAATTTCACTTATTCAATCACTTATTTTATACTGTAATAGGAAAACCATTACTAATTAACTATGTCTCTAGCCGATCCATTTGCTCTCTGACATGGCAGAGTACTAGCAGTATCTAGAGacataatcaaagaaaaaaagtgaaaaggaaaGTGGGAGAACTTTAGATTAGCTTCTCTAAAGCCTAAAGAAAAGCAAGGTGGATCCTTTGAATACAACAAATAGCATGTACAAATCAGATCTTAGGTAAACAAGAAAACTCATTGAAGTTCAGGAATGTCCAAACAATAATAGACACCTACTTGAGTCATATTTGGCGCAAAAACTGTGGCTACATTGTGTGCATTCATCTTGTTCAGGTGTTCTTGTTGGACAACATCAGCCATCAGATTGATCGCCCAATCTAATAGAGCAGCTTCTGTTGGAGGTAGATTCCTTGCAAGATAAGCACAATCGTCTTCTGTTCGACATTCTATTACTTGTTCAGGAGATAAAGAATCCAGAACCCCTGTTGGAAGCTCTCTAAACCAAGCCTAGATAAACAGTTGTACTTCAAGTCAAAATAGAGCTATgtattgaatgaaaaataaacaaaagaagtaTATACTGAGACAAAAAACAGCGACACTTTCTACTGACAGCACCACACCCTAAACTTAGAAGACAGAATATACTTAAACCATGACTAAAgatgatataattaatacaacTGGATTGCAGATAGAATGATGTTAGTGAAAAGGGGCAGTCACAGTGCAGCATTTGGTGACAGCAATGATGTGGAATTGAAGCTAGAGAACGGGATGGTAATGGtggcaagaaaaaaatgcagGATCCATGTCACAAGTTTACGGGTTCATGAACTTCTAGGATAaaggttaatttgattttgtagtGTCTTAAACAATGTCTTCTACTTTTGCACTCCaccaatagaaaaaatagattgttgcttacaattttattttatccactTAATTGTAACAAAGAAATAGCTCACAAGGATTTTATATGTGtgatctacatatcagtatttcttccttttttttttgttacactATCTTCAATGTAGCATTAACCAGTTCAATTAGTCTTCAATGAATATGCAACTCTTCTTCACTATTAAATGTGTGGTAACTCATAACTCATAAGCAGATGCATAATTTGAAAATGATCCAAGAgtaatttgtgttgctatgccTTGATAAGTCCTGCCAGACAATGTACATCAACCCCTTCTGGCACCACCCCGCCATTCAGTTGCTCCCTAACATACTCCTCCTGACTGTTTTCTGCAGCAATTCTGAAAACCCCTTCAGCCTGAATGCAATGATTAATGATTTGATTATGACCAGTTGACCAccatattcaaaataaaatgaaatccaCTAAATTACATGTAAAGCAAGCCCCAATTTACCTAAATCGGACAATTTTACCTAGAAGTTTTCCATTTTATCCCCAATGGCCCCATCTTCGGAGTCAGCATAGCAATGCTAATATAGAAAAATGATAAGGTGACGTACCTGCAAGCCTCCTTGAGCATACAAGCGTCTTTGCATTAGCAAGAGAATTGTTGGCACACTGTTCCCTCTTGAGTCATATGACAACTGCATAGATTCAGTGGAAACTCCGAAAACAGTTGCGCTGcataatgataaaattcaaatcaataggCAAAGAGCAAGGCAGCAATCATATGAAATAGTTCACTGCTTTTAATTGGCATGATGTAAAGCTAGAAAAAAACAGGAACTTAACAAAGACAGCTTCCAGGGATAAAAGGATTATCAAGTGACTTGTTGTTGGAAAAGTTACTTGAAGGTGCCATTGGTGTTTCTTTAGACTAGCAGTGAAAGTTGAAACAGAACAACCAACATGTTAAATCCTAGAATGCATCTAGCTCACAACTGATCAAGTGGGTTGCTTgtgaatacacacacacaacttcAACCATAATCAAGGAACCAGTGCAAGTGATCCAGGGGGAGAGGGCATCAGCTCATCTGTATTTAGTTGAGTTGTGAATAATCTTGGTCTTTTTAGTTATATTACTAACATGAAACAAAAAGGAATTTAAGTCTATAATCAAGGGGGAGACAAGACTTCCCATAAGAAATAGTGAATGTTGTACTGGTATCAAAGTTTAACCATATACTCCCGTAAACAAATGAAACTTGGCTCCAGAAATCAAGCATTTGTACAATGGTCCACGAAGCTACTTCTATGCATCAATCCATGCATAACAAGGTTGAAACTCAAAAGTAGCGGACTTTATATGGAAAAGTCCATGTTTTGTGGATTCAAATGGCAGGCCAGCAACCACACCTCATTCCAGAATACAATGCATCAATAAGACAGAAAGGAGGAGTGGTCTGCCACGTCTCTCCAAATATGGGGAGTtgacaaaaatgaaataaaacgcTCGAATATTTTACAATATAACCCTGGGAGAATGCTATCAATTTGTGATAAAGCTGATGCTTGCTTATGTGCCCAGATCCATGATTCCGGATAACAAACAACATAAACGATGGGATAAGAACAAAATTGCATAGGTCAATTTCTCTTATTGCTAAACTTTTCAGTTGAATCTCTTTAATTCGATTATTGGTTCCAGAAATTATTTCTGCAGCAGAACTTTACAGTTGATTTTCCCCCCTTTTTTCCCCATAAAATGGAACTTCAGAAAAACATCAAACTCCAATGGACAAAAAAGGAATGAAGAACCAgaaatcaattataataaaatccaCAAAATTCAAGACCGGATGGGGCAATAGAACCTCAAAAATAAATCCATCGCTCGGATACAGCAACCTTAAATTTCAAGAACAGGGAAAACATTACAGCGTgcaaagagaggaaaaaacctCAACTTTAACACAGACAATCATGcacaaaaattaagttaaactGAATAGCCAAAACCCAAcctcagaaaaagaaaatcaaatcgaCCAATGAAAAACAGAAACTTTCACCAATTAACCATCGAAAAATCTCATTTATGAGACTTGCATTTGCAGAAACcaaagaaaagatcaaagaaacaataactcactaacaaaacaaagaaacttAACAGTGCCAAGAATTGAAATGACCATATAAAACACcagaaagataaaaatagagaaaaccCACGGTTTCCTTTCGATCGAAAAACACAATGTACCTACCTAGCACTGGGAGGCCTCCTGGGGACTTCAGGCTCAAACTCCACGGGCAAACCCAAGAACCCATTAAACCTATCGAAGGTAACGTGAGCCACATGGCGCACATTGGTTGGACAACCAATCTCCATACTAGCACAAAATTCCCTTCTGTCACTCTTACAAGCTACTAAAGACTTCCTAAGCAGAGCCACAAGAAGAGCCAATAAAGAAAGCTGATCCCtttgattcttttctttttgtttcaccaactcctcatcatcatcatcaatgccATCTTGTGTTGAAGGAGATTGTGGTGGTATACAGGTcacagaagaggaagaagaagacaaagacGAAGTTGTTGGAGGGGAAGAAGGGAAATGTGAAGGAGAATGAAGAACTTCAGTCATGGCTGGCAATGAAAAGGtccaatcttttttctttttctttttttttcttaaaataataataataataataataacaacaacaataataatatagcaataaaagagagtagttttcttgatttttcaagtctgtctctaaacaaaataagatttgTTGTTGAAAGAAGTTTTCACAGAAAGAGATTTGTGGAGTTGGATTGAAGGAATggactttctttctttctttgtgggACGTGAGAATCATTAACTCTCTCAAAGAAagtctcttttatatatatatatatatatatatatatatatatatatatagctctctctctctctcttaagaGTTGAAGAAGCAAAGTAGAGAGGGAGATGATTTGGTGGGAAATAAATTGACtgtattaagaaaataaaaaggtaattAAAGGGTGATTAATTAGTATCTTGAACTTGAAGTAGAAGGATTTGATACTTTGATTATGTTGGGTTAATAAGTTCTTGTGGTCAAGTGGCCTCTTCTTGTCTTTGACAACCAAATTCACATTCTTTAACATGGAGAGGTCGTAGGTGAGCTTCCTCCATGGGAATTGGAGCGGCTTTGTTGGTTTCCCGCCGGGGGCAAGGGAGGGCTGGCACACTACCAATGGTATGTTtccatggtaaaaaaaaaaaaaaaaaaaaaaaaaaaaaaaaaaaaggacaaattaCTGTCTGGTTTTTACTTCCTTTGTTAGTCTTAAGAGTGAAAACTCTACATGTTACTTCCAcacacactatatatatataaccatgaAATGGCATATGAAAAACactctaaaatcaaaatattttgtttcaattaaaaaaacaaaaatattaactgaaataaaattaataaccttgatttgaagtttggttAGGCAGAACTGTCTATTGTGACAAGAACTTatgctaaaaaattaatttttaaaatatgatgatCCATCACATATTCATTTACTTTAACTTCtattattaattagattttaagcatgtgaataattttttcataattatattcaataaaaatcatcaagtaTTTAAGAATTTGATATAACAAAACACatgttatatttaatatttttttatttgattggcatctattttaaatttgctttttatccaaacaattttttccttataaatttgtttgaaaTCCATGGTTTTTTAAATCCAATAGTAGATATAATGCTAATAATTCTCATGTTCTCTATTCTATTAGCCTTTGTTCGGCAAGAttctatgagttttttttatggaatttccAATACTAGTCCGaaacaatttatgatttattaaaatatatatataataactgaTAATATATTATAAGTGGGTttggttgttattattatttaaagtttaaatatttattaaacaatgttcaatgatttgaatttaatttattttttccataccCTAATAGAATAAAAGTAATGTGTCacattgctacaatatttttttataaaaacaattaagcttCAAATTGATTTTAGAATATCCAATcgttcaataataaataatccttgaaaataacttttatttttttatcaaccaaGAACCATGTCATCATAAATTGCTGAATATAATATAGACAAAAGTGAGAAAATAAAGCATCCGGGTGAAAATACATGTGTGTGGATATCATGGCGTGCTTGGCACctacatcatttttttcttaacgcgtgagacaaacaaaaaatccttcctaatattatatatgatgATGATTATTAGATCTTAATTCGTGGATAATCATACTGTTTTTTATGTTGCTTTGCTTTAATGCCATAAtctatcctttaatatttaccCATCTAAATCCAAGTTGATCCCTTGCTACGTACCACTCAAGACTACAAAATTATATTCAAGTTTGAGTAATCTAGTTactaatataataatcaataaaaaattatataattattaactttgaaatttataaaattaattaagatgattACAAACTGATCtagatatctatattaataaaaaaaaatttacataccACAAgcaggaaaataataaaacaataataggTATATTCAACTCCAACTAGTTCTGTTTATACACATATACTACTACTcttgtttttcatatatatatatatatatatatatatatatatatatatatatgtatgagtCAACATTAAATTAGGTAGACAACTTCGTAGTTATTtggaattgtgttttaaataatatttttaaaaaaattaatttttttaattaaaattattttttatatttttggatctttttgatgtaccgatataaaaataataatttttttaaataaaaaattttattttgatcaagcagaaattatttaagaaaaaaaaccgtACTCGAACTCCTTTATtagttttcaatgtttttttttctttttcagcatTCACAGTGAAATACcaaatttattgaaagaaattagGA contains:
- the LOC118038937 gene encoding uncharacterized protein, with product MAACGSLQHIFEKPLPENPTLLESLSSRNQIKPVKPIEQSSFTEIFGELHFKENSQSSSSSASSSLLSTSSSSFTLSPFSSPSSFLDLNPEAGASRLNKNDSLEGKRSESILDCVSRTTPKNHQYTGCHQNGHNFSRMNYESLQLCTEGLGFESSDDVEYLKNDINEDWRYREEKVRITRHAASDDHSRPRSGRLTFPPPISCIGRSGKPRAIFKSYRHDGRFVLKEVRMPTFKCLHACREDGRLTLQFVHPNDETIDEAEDEVEVEEDYEHDAREESDEEKGNDDDDG
- the LOC118038935 gene encoding rho GTPase-activating protein 1, with the translated sequence MTEVLHSPSHFPSSPPTTSSLSSSSSSVTCIPPQSPSTQDGIDDDDEELVKQKEKNQRDQLSLLALLVALLRKSLVACKSDRREFCASMEIGCPTNVRHVAHVTFDRFNGFLGLPVEFEPEVPRRPPSASATVFGVSTESMQLSYDSRGNSVPTILLLMQRRLYAQGGLQAEGVFRIAAENSQEEYVREQLNGGVVPEGVDVHCLAGLIKAWFRELPTGVLDSLSPEQVIECRTEDDCAYLARNLPPTEAALLDWAINLMADVVQQEHLNKMNAHNVATVFAPNMTQMADPLTALMYAVQVMNFLKTLILRTLREREDSLVEPTPSRIEPFDKNGHESPSLSCAKDSEDENETTEQAFVAEEPVVESSYHFSQYNAIADEAGLSYTTSVDKLIAKGDRSCETASEDNLVNDTYNHRVNAGNQAGIGKNSIGQSSNSSLRKSPGKFSRQSPVLHLTPPSDKTRGIGSCIDSRSERIEAWR